From one Triticum aestivum cultivar Chinese Spring chromosome 4B, IWGSC CS RefSeq v2.1, whole genome shotgun sequence genomic stretch:
- the LOC123090630 gene encoding serine/arginine repetitive matrix protein 1 isoform X2 codes for MATVARSPSPAAARPCPAMRRSADSNPFKPADCPSQRSSSSKGGGGGCGCHHASSPSPRRRSLSSSFGEKENEPRDHAARTPKPAARSGGPKNFMAPTISAASKAASPRNSTSKVLGERNHDTPHLAPFSPANLAHKPKPDPRRLRLSFDAPPAPAGDDDGAGVEDPVRAERSLRHSFEAPPAPAAWHGPLAGDDDDDAGMEDPVGVRVGVGHQLAAADPVDAEPSRAALYDPKTNYTSPRPRFLHYKPNPRVDIYGHSRAGVRRLEDGFASASASASESSDETDATATTEDDLTEEEQEQAQQNHLPGEQPALAAPSEAAEARVLAPEPAPGSPPPPLLLSSSAPAAVTPEPARVSAPEPRATPPRARALTPEPKPGMRAPAKKRSSLRFLLPVAFVLFMSAASVCVLLQPDSPIMSNTALSRAASSFLSVQESHPVELAAWLKQ; via the exons ATGGCAACCGTGGCCAGGTCCCCGTCGCCGGCCGCGGCCAGGCCCTGCCCCGCCATGCGGCGGAGCGCCGACTCCAACCCCTTCAAGCCCGCCG ATTGCCCCTCGCAGAGGAGCTCCAGCtccaagggcggcggcggcggctgcgggtgcCACCACGCCTCCTCGCCCTCGCCGCGGCGGAGgtcgctctcctcctccttcgGGGAGAAGGAGAACGAGCCGCGGGACCACGCGGCTCGGACCCCCAAGCCCGCGGCGCGCTCTGGCGGCCCCAAGAACTTCATGGCGCCCACCATCTCCGCCGCCTCCAAGGCCGCCTCGCCCAGGAACAGCACCAGCAAGGTGCTCGGGGAGCGCAACCACGACACGCCCCACCTCGCGCCCTTCTCCCCCGCCAACCTCGCGCACAAGCCCAAGCCCgacccgcgccgcctccgcctctcCTTCGACGCCCCTCCCGCTCCcgccggagacgacgacggcgcGGGGGTGGAGGATCCCGTGCGCGCGGAGCGCAGTCTGCGGCACTCGTTCGAGGCACCTCCCGCGCCCGCCGCATGGCACGGCCCGCTCGctggagacgacgacgacgacgcggggaTGGAGGATCCCGTTGGCGTGCGCGTGGGCGTGGGCCACCAGCTCGCGGCGGCCGATCCGGTGGACGCGGAGCCGTCCCGGGCGGCCCTGTACGACCCCAAGACCAACTACACTTCGCCGCGGCCGCGGTTCCTCCACTACAAGCCCAACCCGCGCGTCGACATCTACGGGCACAGCCGCGCTGGCGTCAGGCGCCTCGAGGACggcttcgcctccgcctccgcctccgcctccgagaGCAGCGACGAAACCGACGCCACTGCCACCACGGAGGACGACCTCACGGAGGAGGAGCAAGAGCAAGCACAGCAGAATCACCTGCCAGGGGAGCAGCCAGCTCTCGCCGCTCCATCTGAGGCCGCCGAGGCTCGCGTCCTGGCGCCAGAGCCCGCGCCgggttcgccgccgcctcctctgctGCTGTCATCATCGGCTCCAGCTGCGGTGACTCCCGAGCCGGCTCGCGTCTCTGCACCGGAGCCGAGGGCGACTCCTCCGCGAGCTCGTGCACTGACGCCGGAGCCGAAGCCTGGGATGCGAGCTCCAGCGAAGAAGAGGTCCTCGTTGAGGTTCCTGCTTCCCGTCGCTTTCGTTCTGTTCATGTCTGCTGCTTCCGTGTGCGTGCTGCTGCAACCAGATTCTCCGATCATGTCAAACACCGCCTTGTCGAGGGCGGCGTCCAGCTTTCTTTCAGTTCAAGAATCACACCCTGTGGAGTTGGCTGCTTGGCTCAAGCAATG A
- the LOC123090630 gene encoding serine/arginine repetitive matrix protein 1 isoform X1, translating into MATVARSPSPAAARPCPAMRRSADSNPFKPADCPSQRSSSSKGGGGGCGCHHASSPSPRRRSLSSSFGEKENEPRDHAARTPKPAARSGGPKNFMAPTISAASKAASPRNSTSKVLGERNHDTPHLAPFSPANLAHKPKPDPRRLRLSFDAPPAPAGDDDGAGVEDPVRAERSLRHSFEAPPAPAAWHGPLAGDDDDDAGMEDPVGVRVGVGHQLAAADPVDAEPSRAALYDPKTNYTSPRPRFLHYKPNPRVDIYGHSRAGVRRLEDGFASASASASESSDETDATATTEDDLTEEEQEQAQQNHLPGEQPALAAPSEAAEARVLAPEPAPGSPPPPLLLSSSAPAAVTPEPARVSAPEPRATPPRARALTPEPKPGMRAPAKKRSSLRFLLPVAFVLFMSAASVCVLLQPDSPIMSNTALSRAASSFLSVQESHPVELAAWLKQWSSSSCYLLWSVNFKCDVCV; encoded by the exons ATGGCAACCGTGGCCAGGTCCCCGTCGCCGGCCGCGGCCAGGCCCTGCCCCGCCATGCGGCGGAGCGCCGACTCCAACCCCTTCAAGCCCGCCG ATTGCCCCTCGCAGAGGAGCTCCAGCtccaagggcggcggcggcggctgcgggtgcCACCACGCCTCCTCGCCCTCGCCGCGGCGGAGgtcgctctcctcctccttcgGGGAGAAGGAGAACGAGCCGCGGGACCACGCGGCTCGGACCCCCAAGCCCGCGGCGCGCTCTGGCGGCCCCAAGAACTTCATGGCGCCCACCATCTCCGCCGCCTCCAAGGCCGCCTCGCCCAGGAACAGCACCAGCAAGGTGCTCGGGGAGCGCAACCACGACACGCCCCACCTCGCGCCCTTCTCCCCCGCCAACCTCGCGCACAAGCCCAAGCCCgacccgcgccgcctccgcctctcCTTCGACGCCCCTCCCGCTCCcgccggagacgacgacggcgcGGGGGTGGAGGATCCCGTGCGCGCGGAGCGCAGTCTGCGGCACTCGTTCGAGGCACCTCCCGCGCCCGCCGCATGGCACGGCCCGCTCGctggagacgacgacgacgacgcggggaTGGAGGATCCCGTTGGCGTGCGCGTGGGCGTGGGCCACCAGCTCGCGGCGGCCGATCCGGTGGACGCGGAGCCGTCCCGGGCGGCCCTGTACGACCCCAAGACCAACTACACTTCGCCGCGGCCGCGGTTCCTCCACTACAAGCCCAACCCGCGCGTCGACATCTACGGGCACAGCCGCGCTGGCGTCAGGCGCCTCGAGGACggcttcgcctccgcctccgcctccgcctccgagaGCAGCGACGAAACCGACGCCACTGCCACCACGGAGGACGACCTCACGGAGGAGGAGCAAGAGCAAGCACAGCAGAATCACCTGCCAGGGGAGCAGCCAGCTCTCGCCGCTCCATCTGAGGCCGCCGAGGCTCGCGTCCTGGCGCCAGAGCCCGCGCCgggttcgccgccgcctcctctgctGCTGTCATCATCGGCTCCAGCTGCGGTGACTCCCGAGCCGGCTCGCGTCTCTGCACCGGAGCCGAGGGCGACTCCTCCGCGAGCTCGTGCACTGACGCCGGAGCCGAAGCCTGGGATGCGAGCTCCAGCGAAGAAGAGGTCCTCGTTGAGGTTCCTGCTTCCCGTCGCTTTCGTTCTGTTCATGTCTGCTGCTTCCGTGTGCGTGCTGCTGCAACCAGATTCTCCGATCATGTCAAACACCGCCTTGTCGAGGGCGGCGTCCAGCTTTCTTTCAGTTCAAGAATCACACCCTGTGGAGTTGGCTGCTTGGCTCAAGCAATGGTCAAGCAGTTCCTGTTATcttctctggtcagtcaatttcaAATGTGATGTATGCGTGTAA
- the LOC123090631 gene encoding plastidial pyruvate kinase 1, chloroplastic — protein MATSAAASSFPSYLSPPPASRRSGARPALAAAAAEGVMDVVSEAELREKGFMGMRKTKLVCTVGPACVDALPALARGGMGVARVNLCHGGRDWHRAAMREVRRLNDEEGFCVSLMVDTEGSQLLVADHGGAASVKAEDCSEWLFTSKKTDKVCPFTMHVNFDKFSEGILVGDELVIDGGMATFEVTEKIGSDLRCKCTDPGLLLPRAKLSFWRDGKLVERNFGLPTLSTKDWADIEFGITEGVDCIALSFVKDANDIKSLKTYLSRRSLEHIKIFAKIESLESLKNLKDIVEASDGVMVARGDLGVQVPLEQIPAIQEAIVELCRNLNKPVIVASQLLESMVEYPTPTRAEVADVSEAVRQYADAIMLSAESAIGAFPEKALSVLRAASERMESWSREENMQSLLPQYQLAIALPDRISEQICTSAVEMANNLAVDAIFVYTKHGHMASLLSRNRPNPPIFAFTDDSNTRKSMNLYWGVIPLQLPLSNSMDDNFKQTIKLLKSKGSVKPGDSVLVVADSDLNQPCAAATSSVYQSIQVRLVD, from the exons atggccacctccgccgccgccagctcGTTCCCCTCCTACCTCTCCCCGCCCCCCGCCTCCCGCCGCAGCGGGGCCCGTCcggccctggcggcggcggcggcggagggggtgATGGACGTGGTGTCGGAGGCGGAGCTGAGGGAGAAGGGGTTCATGGGCATGCGGAAGACGAAGCTCGTGTGCACGGTGGGCCCGGCGTGCGTGGACGCGCTGCCGGCGCTGGCGCGCGGCGGGATGGGCGTGGCGCGGGTCAACCTCTGCCACGGCGGCCGCGACTGGCACCGCGCCGCCATGCGCGAGGTGCGGAGGCTCAACGACGAGGAGGGCTTCTGCGTCTCCCTCATGGTCGACACCGAGGGCTCCCAGCTCCTCGTCGCCGACCACGGCGGCGCCGCCTCCGTCAAGGCCGAG GATTGCTCTGAATGGTTATTTACCAGTAAAAAAACCGATAAAGTTTGCCCATTCACAATGCACGTGAACTTTGATAAGTTTTCTGAAG GCATTCTAGTTGGTGATGAGCTTGTCATAGATGGTGGAATGGCAACATTTGAAGTTACAGAGAAGATCGGAAGTGATCTGCGCTGTAAGTGCACAGACCCAGGTTTGCTTCTTCCTCGAGCCAAGTTGTCATTCTGGAGGGACGGAAAATTAGTTGAAAGGAACTTTGGGCTTCCTACATTATCCACAAAG GATTGGGCTGACATTGAATTTGGCATAACTGAGGGAGTTGATTGTATTGCTCTTTCATTTGTAAAGGATGCTAATGACATTAAGTCCCTGAAAACGTACCTCTCCAGAAGATCATTAGA ACACATTAAGATATTTGCAAAGATCGAGAGCCTGGAATCTCTCAAGAACCTGAAAGACATTGTAGAGGCATCAGATGGAGTCATGGTTGCGCGTGGTGATCTTGGAGTTCAGGTTCCTCTAGAACAAATCCCAGCCATCCAAGAGGCGATTGTTGAATTATGTCGAAACCTGAACAAGCCTGTGATAGTTGCTTCTCAGCTTCTGGAATCAATGGTTGAATACCCAACGCCTACTCGTGCAGAG GTGGCAGATGTTTCTGAAGCAGTGCGGCAGTACGCAGACGCTATAATGCTGTCAGCTGAGTCTGCTATAGGTGCATTTCCCGAGAAAGCTCTATCCGTCCTACGTGCTGCTAGTGAGCGGATGGAATCATGGAGCCGCGAGGAGAACATGCAAAGTCTTCTTCCGCAATATCAGCTTGCAATCGCTCTGCCCGACCGGATTTCGGAGCAGATTTGCACCAGCGCTGTGGAAATGG CAAACAACCTTGCCGTGGACGCCATCTTCGTCTACACAAAGCATGGCCACATGGCGTCGCTCCTGTCACGCAACCGGCCCAACCCTCCCATCTTTGCGTTCACCGATGACTCCAACACAAGAAAGAGCATGAACCTTTACTGGGGTGTGATCCCGCTCCAGCTCCCGCTGTCGAACAGCATGGACGACAACTTCAAGCAGACCATCAAGCTCCTGAAGTCCAAGGGCTCGGTGAAACCTGGGGACTCCGTCTTGGTCGTTGCCGACTCGGATCTGAACCAACCTTGTGCTGCTGCCACATCATCAGTGTACCAATCCATTCAGGTCCGCTTGGTGGACTAG